In a single window of the Sesamum indicum cultivar Zhongzhi No. 13 linkage group LG16, S_indicum_v1.0, whole genome shotgun sequence genome:
- the LOC105178735 gene encoding uncharacterized protein LOC105178735: protein MNPSDKLYYLKKLTQILLPISLFSLLFSHESSLPPMMLQSYDYLVSSLSTNFFTYTSERNYVFLLCNGILALIIGTSFESGSKGIRFRDRHPERVNEFQEKTKSIEVVVKLAEEAEGREENGPSSSPIAEVDKYVELNCQNCDEIEEDEEEDGVDDDQGCLSEDEMNKKFDDFIKRMKQEFHGVRNNSIIQ, encoded by the coding sequence ATGAATCCTTCAGACAAACTCTACTACCTCAAAAAGCTCACACAAATCCTACTCCCAATCTCCCTTTTCTCCCTCCTATTCTCTCATGAATCCTCACTTCCTCCCATGATGCTCCAATCCTATGATTATCTTGTCTCAAGTCTTTCCACCAACTTCTTCACCTACACAAGTGAGAGGAACTACGTGTTCCTCCTATGCAATGGGATTCTTGCCCTCATCATAGGAACATCGTTCGAGTCGGGCTCAAAGGGTATCAGATTTCGTGATCGTCACCCTGAACGAGTcaatgaatttcaagaaaagacTAAGTCGATAGAGGTTGTCGTAAAATTAGCCGAAGAAGCAGAGGGAAGGGAGGAAAATGGTCCGTCATCGTCTCCTATTGCAGAAGTTGACAAATACGTGGAATTAAATTGTCAAAACTGCGATGAGattgaggaagatgaagaagaggaTGGGGTTGATGACGACCAGGGGTGCTTGAGTGAAGATGAAATGAACAAGAAATTCGATGATTTTATCAAGAGGATGAAGCAAGAATTTCACGGCGTAcgaaataattcaattattcaatGA